DNA from Verrucomicrobiia bacterium:
AGCCGCAGCATCGGGGTGACGTGCATCACGTAGCCGAGTTCAAGGATGGTTTCCTGGCGTGGGCGGTCACCGGAGTCCTTGGGCGACGGCTGGCTCCAGACCACGCCGATCCCCAGGCCGTCGTTCGGCTGGGATGAGATCAGCCCCAGTTCCTTGAGTGGCGCCCGCACCACGAAGCCGGTGCCGACCTGGGCCGAGGCCGCGGTGACCGCCGAACCCCCGGCGCCGAAACGTCCGAACCATCCGACTGGAGCGTGATGCCCAAGTTGTTGCTGCAGGTTGAAGGCGATACCGCCCTGGGTGGGACCGCCGGCCCGGGCGATGAACGGCTGGATGCGGAAGACTCCCGGGCCCATCCCGGCAAGGTCGGACGGTGCGTAGCCCAGTTCGCCGACCGCCGACCACTGGTCGGCATTGAAATCCGCCCACGGTGCCGTTCCCGCCGGTGCATTGCCCATCGTCACGCCGGTTTGTGCAAACCAGTCCGGATGGGGCTGCCACTGAAGGTTCACACCCGGATTGTACTCGGAGAGCGGCAACACCATGCTGTTGACCAGCGCGGAGTTGAGGAACTGACCGCGGGCCGAGTTGGCATAGGTGTTGGCATCCAAATAGTTTGCCTGGCTGACGACGCCGGCGAGTGCAACAAACCTCCCGTGGGCCAGTGATTGCTGCCATGCGAGCTCGGGAATTCGAAATCCCAGATGCGATGACCAGACGTCCGCAGGATTGGTGAACGTCCCAAGGTTGGACTGAGGCGTTTGACTTCGACTCGCCCGAGCGAGGCCCTCCTGTGCCTCCACCTGTGTGCTGATCCATCCGGCCGCTGCGCCCCCATCGGTGCTGAACACGGTCCATTTGGCAAAGAGATCGAGCGTGTACGCCGACAGCCATTGATCCCCTTGAAGGGCATTGCCCAAGGCCACCACGGAGAAGGTCTGGGCCAGCGAGTAGTTCAGTCCGAACGTTGAGGCGGCGTATTTGGCCTGCTGCACGCCGGTCTCCCAGGAGGGCGCGTCGAAGAGCGGTCCGGGATTCAGGGACGCGTTGCCCAGCCGGGCGTTGCCGGCAAGGTAGGGCATCAGCGGTGGTGGAGATGCGGGAAACCAGGTCCAGCCCGCGCCGGGGGGTGCGGCGTCCAGTCGCCCGAGGAGATCCCGGGCCGCCGTACTGCCCCTGGGCGGTGTGGGGAACTGGGAACCGATTCCGAGGGAGGAAGGCGGGAGAAGACCGGCCGGGACGGCTTCGGTGGGCGTTGGCACCAACTGGCCCAGGATGTTGTACTGGAGGAAATCTGCGCTGAACTCTGCCTCGGGGTGGGGCGCCGCCATTCCTGGTGCGCGGGTGACGATGGCGATCATTACCGACATCCAAACCCGGCGTGATCGGACCGCGGACATCACGGCATTGGACCCAGACAACCCATTGGATTACACGACGTCAGAAACGCGCCTTCCGAGAACCATCGAACGACGCTCAAGCGACGGAAATCCCCCCCCCGTCACCGGCGTCCCCCCCGAAATCCGCCGCCACCCCAGCCGCCACCCCCCCCGGCTCCATCCCCCACTGTCGTGGGAGCCGCCCCATCCGCCGCCGCCGGACCGGTTCCACGCATCCGCCCGGTCGGCGCCAGTCGCCTGACCCCAACGTTCGCGATCCATGCTGTCGGCGGTATTGCCGGAGCGGTTCCAATTGGCGCTGTTCCATCCCGAGTCGGACCACGAACGGGTTGTGGGCTGGGAGGAAGCCTGCCATCCGCTGCTGCCGTAGCGGTCCCAGCTTCCGGAACTGGTGGCGGTGGGGGCCGTGTACCGGTTCACATTGCCATTTTTGTCCGTGTACAGGTTGCCATTACTCCAAGCGGCGGCATTGCCGGTGTTGACGTTGCCAACCACGCCCCGGTTGTCGGTGGATGCGCCGCCGCCATAGGCATTGCCGGACACTTCCTTGCTGGACGCGCCGTACATTCCGGTGCTCGGGTTGTATCCCGCGGCCTGACGCCCCGCGGCATAGTTGCCGGTGTAGGCATTGGCAGTGGCACCCCCGCGGGCGGCGGCGGAGGCCCCTGAGTAGGGATTGTACCAGGAGCCGCTGCGACCGCCCGCGGCCTGGCCGGTGTAGGGGTTGTAGGCCGCTCCGCGGTTCAGGCTTCCGGAAGTGCCGGTATATGGATTGAAGGTGGTGGCGTGCTCGGATCCCCAGGAGGTCCCCGTGTAGGGGTTGTACCCGTAGGAGCCTGTCGCGCTGACCGCCGTTCCCCAGTGGGTGTAGAAGCTGGTCGCGTTGCAGTTCACGTGCGCATAGCTGTATCCGCACGGTAGGCGGCGAACTCGAATCCCTGGGTGGCAAAGGACCGGGGCCAGTTCAAGGCCAGCGGATCCAGCGTTTGCCCCGGATCCGGCGATTGGGTCAGGACGCGGAATCCGGACGGGACGAGCATCCCGAGGATCAGGAGGATGGTGCGGAGGATGCGGGGCATGAGGGAACGGGTTGGCGGTTGTTGAAAACGACCGGCAGTCCTCCAAGGAATTGCACGGAACCAGAATATGGGCCCTTCGGATCTTGGGACCCCGTCAGAGCCTCCAGTTCACGTTCAGTGTGACGAAGGAGAAATTCGCGCCCTGGTAGGTTCCGGCGACGCGGCCGCGGAGGCTGTCCTCCGTCCCCTGGTCCACCGTCATGTCGCCCGCCCACAGGAACTCGTAGGCGGCTCCAAAGGACAACGACGGCGTGGCCTGCCACTGGACCCCGGCCCCGAACCGCCAGGCGATCCCCAAGGGCAGCACCACGGAACGGTCCGTATCGCTGACCGGCGAGCTGTCGTAGGCGACCCCGCCGGTCACCTGCCACTTTGGGCAAATTTGGTATTGGGCCCCGACCGCACCGTGGAAGGTGTCCTGATAATTCAGATCGGTGGTCAGGTCCCTGGGGTTGTCGGAGTTGACGCCAACCTCCACCTGGCCGAAGGCCGACCAGTTCTGCCATCCGAAGTCGGCCATGAGCGCCAGCTGGTCCGTCAGTTGGTGGAACACGCTCAACATCACGGATTGTGGCACGGTCATTCCGAGGTCCAGTGGCGACGGATTGTTCAGGAGGTTTCCAAGGGCCGGACCGAGGTTGGAGAATTCCGGCGTGGCCTCGAAATCCAGCGCGACGGGGGACAGGTAATTGATGCCCACGCGTGTCCGGTCGCTGGCCTTGATCAGGAGGCCGGCATTGGCGCCGAAACCCCAGGTCCGGTCGTCCACCGTGAGCTGCCCATCCCCGATCCGGGGATCCAGATTGTTGACGGCGACCTCCGTGTCGAGATAGCCATACATGGCGTTGAGGCCCGCCCCAAGGGACAGCCACTCGCAGACCTGGTAGCTGACGGTCGGCAGGAGGCTGACGCCGATCAGGCTGCTTTTCTGCACGTAGTAACGTCCGACCCAGTCGGGCCCGTAGTCCTCAACGAGTCCGAAGTAGGAGAGGGTGCCCACACCGACCCGCCACTTCTCCCCCAGCGGCTGGACGTAGAAGAAGCTCATTGCGGGCAGGGCTCCAATCGCATTGCCCCCGCCGTCGGTGCCCAGTTGCGGGGACGTGTCGTCGTTCGGGGAGAACGCCACGTCGCCGTAGGTCAGCTGGAGGCCCGCTTGGAGGGTCGCCCCATCCAGGAGGCTCATGCCGGCCGGATTTTTGAAGAGTGTGGAGGCGTCCTGTGCCCGCGCGGCCCAACCGGCGGAGGCCAAGCCGACATCGGGAGTGGCGATTTCATACAACTGGAGACCGCTCGCACGGATCGCCATGGGGGTCACGAGTACGGCGGCGAGCGCCGTTCCGAGGCTTTGGAATCTTTGAGAACGATGTGTGTTCATCGGATTGGGAAATGCGTTGTGGACGACGAGGGTCCTGGACGCGGGAGCCGGGAATCGCCCCCACCCCCGATTGGGGGCCGGTATATCGCATCGGCGCGGCGCGTCCATTGGACCTTGGTCCAAGTCGCGGTTGTCGAGTCCCGGTGCGGAGGTGCTGGGCGATTTGGATCGGTCCCCAAGTTCATCACGTTGCACCGCCCGGGTTCGCCTCCGCTTCGGCCCGATACAGGGAGACCAACCGGGCGACCAGCACGGCAATGTACAACGTCCCGGTGCAGGCTTCTAGCATGGCAAGCATGCGGGCCGGTGCGGTGGTCGGAGCGATGTCCCCAAAGCCGGCGGTCGTGAGGGTGGTCAGGCTGAAATAGAGCGCCTCGAATCCCTGGAGTGGAGTGGACTCCATCGCCGTTCCCGCGAAGGATCCGGGCACGAGTCGTGCCGTCAGCGTGAATGCCGCCGCCCACAACATGCCCAGGAGGAGGTACACGGCGACCGCGGCGCACAGGACCTCGGAATTGACGTGCCGGGCGTCCCGAACGAACTGCAGAAGGTGGAGAATGACAAAGCCCACGAACGTCATGAAGAGCAGGACGAAGATGATAAACGGGGATCCTTCGGTATGGTGGCGTTGGAACCAGTAGGCATAAACCAGGGGGGCGGCGAGCACGGATGCGATGACTCTTGGACGCGTCCGGGTTCCGATCGCGGCGACCGCGGCGGCGAGGACCCCTGTGGCCAGCAGGGCATCCACGTAGCGTCCGTTGGGCAGCGCGTCTACAAAGGGTGCGGTGGCGAAGAAGGCGGTCAAGGCAACCAGCAACCCGGCGGCGGCGTGTCGAATGGCGCCGGGCGGGCCGGTCGGGCGCGTTGGGGCCATTGAGGCGCGAGGTGGTTCGTGCGGGGAATCCGAAGGGGTCATTGTTCGCCCATGGCCAGCCATGCATTGCGGCCTGAATTCGTGGGATCAGGGGCCTGGATTTCTGAGGGCGGGGGCGGCCGCGCCGGCTTCGTAATCCCGGAGCAGTTCCTGATAGGTCGGCGATTCCCGCAGGAGTTTTCCGCCCACTTCACGGAGACGGTCCACCG
Protein-coding regions in this window:
- a CDS encoding carbohydrate porin, which translates into the protein MSVMIAIVTRAPGMAAPHPEAEFSADFLQYNILGQLVPTPTEAVPAGLLPPSSLGIGSQFPTPPRGSTAARDLLGRLDAAPPGAGWTWFPASPPPLMPYLAGNARLGNASLNPGPLFDAPSWETGVQQAKYAASTFGLNYSLAQTFSVVALGNALQGDQWLSAYTLDLFAKWTVFSTDGGAAAGWISTQVEAQEGLARASRSQTPQSNLGTFTNPADVWSSHLGFRIPELAWQQSLAHGRFVALAGVVSQANYLDANTYANSARGQFLNSALVNSMVLPLSEYNPGVNLQWQPHPDWFAQTGVTMGNAPAGTAPWADFNADQWSAVGELGYAPSDLAGMGPGVFRIQPFIARAGGPTQGGIAFNLQQQLGHHAPVGWFGRFGAGGSAVTAASAQVGTGFVVRAPLKELGLISSQPNDGLGIGVVWSQPSPKDSGDRPRQETILELGYVMHVTPMLRLQPDFQVAWNPSHHPTADHAVVFQLQLDASW
- a CDS encoding outer membrane protein transport protein, whose translation is MAIRASGLQLYEIATPDVGLASAGWAARAQDASTLFKNPAGMSLLDGATLQAGLQLTYGDVAFSPNDDTSPQLGTDGGGNAIGALPAMSFFYVQPLGEKWRVGVGTLSYFGLVEDYGPDWVGRYYVQKSSLIGVSLLPTVSYQVCEWLSLGAGLNAMYGYLDTEVAVNNLDPRIGDGQLTVDDRTWGFGANAGLLIKASDRTRVGINYLSPVALDFEATPEFSNLGPALGNLLNNPSPLDLGMTVPQSVMLSVFHQLTDQLALMADFGWQNWSAFGQVEVGVNSDNPRDLTTDLNYQDTFHGAVGAQYQICPKWQVTGGVAYDSSPVSDTDRSVVLPLGIAWRFGAGVQWQATPSLSFGAAYEFLWAGDMTVDQGTEDSLRGRVAGTYQGANFSFVTLNVNWRL
- a CDS encoding two pore domain potassium channel family protein, translated to MAPTRPTGPPGAIRHAAAGLLVALTAFFATAPFVDALPNGRYVDALLATGVLAAAVAAIGTRTRPRVIASVLAAPLVYAYWFQRHHTEGSPFIIFVLLFMTFVGFVILHLLQFVRDARHVNSEVLCAAVAVYLLLGMLWAAAFTLTARLVPGSFAGTAMESTPLQGFEALYFSLTTLTTAGFGDIAPTTAPARMLAMLEACTGTLYIAVLVARLVSLYRAEAEANPGGAT